In Aegilops tauschii subsp. strangulata cultivar AL8/78 chromosome 3, Aet v6.0, whole genome shotgun sequence, one genomic interval encodes:
- the LOC141020742 gene encoding uncharacterized protein: MRVLFWNIRGFGHDGRRRQLVEYMRDEHIDIIAIQETLRTDFSLPELERLSPHLFAWHWLPSSGTMGHSGGILLGVKDATFEVGGMDQGEFFVSMELFERALNFKWEVVIVYGPADHRRSPTFLDELQRKVSASTFPVVVGGDFNLICSPNDKNNDRINLPRMQMFNDCITDLGLRELERTGARFTWTNRQADPTRSVLGGGRGQVDLCALLSPSVHFGGGLLAVLSQARPPIHERVGS, translated from the coding sequence ATGCGGGTCCTCTTTTGGAACATCCGCGGCTTCGGCCATGACGGCCGGCGTCGCCAGCTAGTGGAGTACATGCGTGACGAGCACATCGACATCATCGCCATTCAGGAAACCTTGCGCACGGATTTTTCTCTTCCCGAGTTGGAGCGTCTTAGCCCCCACCTCTTCGCCTGGCATTGGCTCCCTTCTAGTGGGACCATGGGGCACTCGGGAGGCATCCTTTTAGGTGTGAAGGATGCCACCTTTGAGGTTGGCGGTATGGACCAGGGCGAGTTCTTCGTTAGCATGGAGCTCTTCGAGAGGGCGCTCAACTTCAAATGGGAGGTTGTCATTGTCTATGGGCCGGCGGACCACCGCCGCTCCCCGACCttccttgatgagctccaacgGAAGGTCTCCGCCTCCACCTTCCCGGTGGTTGTTGGAGGGGACTTCAACCTCATCTGCTCTCCCAATGATAAGAATAATGACCGAATCAACCTCCCTAGGATGCAGATGTTCAACGACTGCATCACGGATCTCGGCCTCCGCGAGCTTGAGCGGACGGGTGCCAGGTTTACCTGGACTAACCGCCAAGCCGACCCGACGCGGTCCGTCCTGGGAGGCGGTCGCGGCCAAGTGGACCTCTGCGCGCTCCTCTCCCCATCGGTCCATTTCGGCGGTGGACTCCTGGCGGTTCTGTCCCAAGCTCGCCCGCCAATTCATGAAAGGGTGGGGAGCTAA